In Pedosphaera parvula Ellin514, the sequence GCGTTTTTGTTTCTCCAAATAGTAATCATAGTCCCCAACGCTATAACGAATCTGCTCATCGCCTTCAAAGGCCAGGATGCCGGTGCAAACGCGGTTCAAAAAATAACGATCATGGCTGACCACGAGCACACAACCAGGAAATGCGAGCAATGCCTCCTCCAAAATACGCAGTGTCGGCAAATCCAGGTCGTTGGTAGGCTCATCCAAAATGAGAAAGTTCCCGCCATTCTTCAAAATACGCGCGAGCAGGAGGCGGCTGCGTTCGCCGCCCGACAGATATTTCACCTGCGTCTTGATGCGTTCGTCGGTGAAAAGGAACCGTTTCAGATAGGCACGCAGGGAGAGTTTACCTTCGCCAAAGACGACAAACTCCGTGCCGTCGCTGATCTCATCGAATACCGTCTTTTCTTCGTTCAACTGGATGCGCCCCTGATCCACGTAGTTGAATTTGGTGAGCTGGCCAATTTTTACCGTGCCTTCGGTTGGTGGCAATTCACCAATGATTGCCTTCAGTAGCGTCGTTTTTCCCAATCCGTTCCGTCCTGCGACACCGATGCGCATGCCGTTTTCAAAAGTAAAATCAAACCCTCGGAATAGCATTTTGCCGCCGCGCTCCATCCCAACGCTTGATAGCTCAACCACGCGATTCCCTAATTGCGGGGGTGGGGGAATGACCAGCTCAACATCCGACTCGATCTCCGGCGGTCCAGACGCTTCGACTTCGTAATAACGATCCAACCGGCTCTTCGATTTGGTGGTTCGCGCCTTGGGGCCGCGTCTCACCCAATCCAGTTCACGCTTTAAAAACATCTGCCGCTTGTGTTCAACGTTTTCCTCCGCTGCCTGCCGTTCGGCTTTGCTCACCAGGTAATCTGTGTAATTGCCGCTGTACGAAAAGAATTTCCCGTTCGCCAGCTCCACGATGCAATTTGTAACGCGATCGAGGAAATAACGATCATGCGTTACCAGCAAAAAGGCTCCCGTGAACGCTTCCAAGAAAGAGGCCAGCCACTCAATCGACTCCGGATCGAGATGGTTGGTCGGTTCATCCAAAATCAACAGGTCTGGCCGGGCCACGATCGTCCGGCACATGGCGACCCGACGTTTTTCTCCTCCTGATAAGGTATCAATCCGCCGGTCGCCAGCAGGAACGTTCAAGTGCGACATCGCGGTTTTGATGCGACTGTCCAAAGTCCAACCCTCATGTGCCACGATGCGTTCTTCAAGGTCGGCATGCCTTTTGGATTCGGCGGGCAGACTTTCAAACTCGTGAATCAAGTCGAGCAGATACCGTGCACCTTCACGGATGTTCTCATACACGGTGAGACTTTCATCCAACGAAAAAGTCTGTGGAAGGTAACTTACGATCAGATCGCGTTTGCGGGTTACTGTTCCCGTATCCGCCTCCTGTAACTGTGCGAGAATGCGAAGGAATGTCGATTTCCCGCTGCCATTCCTGCCCACCATGCCGATGCGATCGTGTTCCTTGATCGCCAGTGAGGCCTTGGTGAGAACAATCTGCTCGTTATACCGCACCTCAAGGTCTGTCGCCGTCAAAATGGCTGTTTGTGCTTCGTTGGACATTATTCGATTTTGATTCTTGTATCTATCTGCTCAGCAACTTGCGTGGCGAAGCAGGTGAGCAGCATACCCTGCCGCATTGCTTTCGCAAAGCCGGGCAGAATACCAACCACATGCCCCAACACAAATCAATATTCACGATTTCCGCTGCTTTGCATACAATCTCAGCCGATAGGGCTGGAAGAAGGAGTGGGGGAAGAATAAATCCTCAAATAACCGTTCGCTCGCTCAGAGGAAAGTCATAAGGGCACTGAGCTGACCGGCCAAATATTCCTGGTAGTGCTCCCGGATAAACATCCAACCGGGACACCTAGGTCTATTTCGCTGGCACGGTTATGACTCGGCACCGGATCATTTCGTAACTTTCAAGCGAAAGTACCGTGCCGCCGTGGTGCTCACTTTATTCGTATCTTGAACGGTCACATTAAGAAATGACCCGTTCGGGAGCTCGAAAACTGAGAAGGCACTGATGTTCGCCGTCGGGCCACCGCCGATACTGCGCGCCAACGGACTCCATATCCCCGTGCCAATATCCGAACTGGCCTGGACCTCGTAGGTAAGGTCCATTGCCAGCGGATTGCGGTTAAATACCATTTGCAGGCGATCGTTTTTGATAGTCACAATCGGCACGTTGGTTGCCGAGGGAGTGAAGGGAGACAGTCCAAGCGCGTACTTTAACAGGTTGGCCACACCATCGCCGGCAGGTGTTGCGGTAATGCCACTGATAATCGCATTCGTGAGCTGTTGGGCGGTAAAATTCTGCGCGGCCCAGGCGGCATAATTGTATTGGACCGTGACGGTGGCTTGATTTATCAGGCCCAACTGGATGCCGGCTCGGGGGAGCGCGAGGTTCAAATTGAAGGTGCGTCCAGGGATGGCGGTTGAATTACAGGTCACCACCACCGTCCGAGGCGTGGTGTCGCCATCCGCCCAGCCCAGCGTGCCCTGGGTGGCTACATAATCGGTGCCACGAATCGCTGTGCCGTCCTGGGTGCTGTAATCCAATTGAACTGCGCCGGAACTCCCGTTCACGCGTTGCACGGTGAAGGCAGCCGTGCCGCCTGGTCCGACCGCAGCATTGGAGGCGGTGAATGTGCCCACCCCGTAGAGATTGGTGATTCCGCTAAAGAGCGCTTGGGAGGTGACACCATAGATGGTTCCCAGGAAGGCGCCTTCCAGCGCCCCTGGCCCACGAATGTTGCCCATACTGGGAGAGGCGGCCACCAGCCGCCCGTCCGGGCGCAGCGCCAGCGCAGAAATGTATTGATTAGCGCCGTTGGCCGAACCGGTGCCATTGTCCCAGGTTGGATCGAGCGCGCCGGTGCTGGTCAACCGGATGAGATTGTTGTTCGTCACCGCGTTGACCGTGGAGAAGATTCCACCCACCACCACCTTGCCATCTGGCTGAACGAGGATTGACAAGATTCTCACCAGCCCGTTTCCGGTGAACGATGTATTGAAGGTGGGATCCGGGGAGCCATTCCCATTCACCCGAAAAAATGTTTGCCCTCCCACGAGGACTTTACCGTCTGGTTGCACTGCGAGGCTGTGGGGGATGGTGTTAACGTCGTCCGAAGTCACGAGACGGAAGGAATTATCCTCGGTACCATCGGCATGGAGGCGGATGGCCTGCATCCACTGGCGCGGATTAATTTTCGTTTGGAGCCCGCCGACGAACAGAATCCGGACTTCATTGGCGGAACCGTAGTTGTCCAGGACAACGTCGTTGATGTCCGTACCCATGTAGTAGTTGCCGTTGTATCGAAAATCCACCGACCCATCGGGAAACAAGCGGCAGACGCCCAGGCAGGCCTGGCCGCCCACGTTTCTGAACCCGCCCGCCACCACGATCCGGCCATCCGGTTGCACCACTAGGCGATGAACCGGGCCGTCAAAACTGGGGGGATGAAACGTGGTATCCAATGAGCCATTTGCGTTCACGCGCGCCAGGTTGGGCATGGCGGGGACAAGATTGTTGAGGTTGTGGAAACTTCCGCCGAGGAGAATCTTGCCGTTGGGTTGTCGGCGGATCGTTTCGACACCCGAAAATGGTTCCGTGGCACCAATGCCGCTGTCAAATGTGTAATCCCGGCTGCCGTCGGCGAGCAAGCGCCCGAAGTGGCCCACCGCCGGGCTGATCTCGCCCTTCCCGCGCCCAATGCTGGTGAAAAGGCCCCCGACCAACATGGTGCCGTCAGGTTGCACCTCAAGCGACGATATACCACCGCCGCCGAGGCCGTCCATGACGTCGGCCAGGTAATTGTTATCGCAGTTACCCGGAGGACGTAGGGAAACAGTAATGGTGCCGGGGTTGATGAGCACCCCGTTTACAATGTTTGTGAGGATGACGGTGAAGCGCGTTTCGCCCAGGCTCGCGGGGTATTGGAACATCGGGAACGTGAGGACGCGGGGAGTGGTGTCGCCATCGGCCCAGGTCAACGTCCCGGAGTCGCCGATGTAGTTCGTGCCGGAGATGGCTGTGCCATCCACGGAAGCGTAGGTGGCGGTGGTCACGCCGCTGGCGCCGCCGAGGCGATAGACCGTCACCGTGGCCGCATTGGTGGTGGTTTCAAAGAAGACGAACTTGTTCGAGAACGTCAGGCGCGGTTGGAGGGCCACCTGGATGTCGAGATACTCGTTGGGCGCCGTGCCGCCCTGCGCCACGGTGGTAATGGTGACACCCGCGTTGGTGTCGATCAAGGACTGACCGACCTCAAGGGCGGCGTTAAATTCGTTGACGCCGGGGTTGTTGCACACCAGCAGGTCGCTATTGCGGTTGAGTTGGTAGCCGAATTCAATATAAGCGCCGTTGGCAAGGTTGACACCATTTGTGACCTGACGCCGGTAACCGATCCAATAATCGCGAAGGATGTCCCGGCTGATTTTTAACGCCATAGTGTTGCTGAGATAATTTGCGCCCGGGTCGTCAAAGCGATAGACCCGATACGTGCCTGGACTGGTCACCGTCCGCACCGAGTTGTCCGGGATCCAGCCGAGAATGTTTTTGAACCAGGGATTGAAATGGTGGTGGATGTCAATGCCCGAGCCCATGAGGTCATACTGATCCCCATACTCCTGGCTGATGAAGCCGATGGCGCCGTTGTAAAAATCGGCGAGGAGGTCGGTTTCTGTCCCGATGGTGGTATGGTTGGCTGGTTTCCACCAGTTGGCGTGAAAGACGCCGTAGGTGTGACCGATTTCATGAGCCACGACGGAGACATACCAATAGCCGTTGATCAGAAAGTTTTTGCTGTAGATGTTCGCGACGCCGGCATAAGTCATCCGCGAACCGGGGAGCTTGCTCAGGTCGGAGCAGACAACCCCAAGGCGATCATACTGGCCCAGGTCGTAGTTCGTCCCGGCAATGGCCAGGGCATCGTCGCGGATCTGCCCCGAATAATCCGTATAGCCGTTGCCCTGCGAATAGTAGGCGGCTGTATGGGGCAAGCGGTAAACCGGGCTCACGTCGGAGGCACTGATGAGGAGGTCGGTGTTGCTATAGGAGGTTTGGGCAAAATAATTCCGGATGCCATCGGGAGAATTGAACAGGCTCGTAACCTCGTCGGGAGTGATGGCATTGGTGAAGCCAGCGACGATGGGTTCACCCGGCAAATCGCTGAAATCAACACGGATCATCAACACCTTTTTGGGGCCATGGGTCCAGGCCATGTCCGGACGGCCGCTTAACTCCGAACTCCCCACAGCGGCACCGCCCCACGCCTTTCCGCCATAACTGGATGTATCCCGCAGAGCGAGTTGATCATCGAGCGACACGCCTTCGATCGCGGTTTTTTCAAGAGAGGGTTGTTGCATCATTGGCCCGTAAACATAAGCGAAAAAATTTGTGCCGTTGAGCGTCACGCTGCGCCTCAACTGCTCGGGCGCCTCAGGTTGCCCGGGGCGAGGGGTCAGACAATCCAAGTAGTAATTTCCGATGCCGCTCACCTGAGTTTCCAGCAGTGTGCTCACCGCTGCGGGCAGATTCTGTCGATCGGCATCAGTCAGAGCCTGGGCAAGAGCGGTCTTGGGATCGGTTTGAATCAGCGCCTTCAACGCTTCGCGGCGTAACTCTCCGAGTTTGATGCCTTCGTTAATGAGTGTTGCCCGAGTCTGTGCATCGCTTTGCTTGTAACGTTCAGCCCAAACGGCAAATCGTTGGAATGGGGAATCCACCGTCGTTGCTGGAGTGGTGACTGAAGCCTGTTCTTGCTTCTCTGCCACAACCGTTGCTTTGCCGGGTGAAACCTGAGATGCCTTTATGGAAGATAAGTTTGCAGGACTGAGGGAGGCTTTTAGTGTTTGATCAGTGCTGTGCTTCGCCGTGAAAACAGCCACACCTGCCATTGCAATTGCAATGCCTGAGGCAATTACTACCCGTGGCCGAGTGCGCAGGCTGTAACCCAGAAAACCCTTAGTCCCTTTTTCCATAGGCGGCACACGTGAGCAAAAACCATGCGCGAAAACGCTGCTGCTAAAAAATCAATTTAATTGCTGAAATAATTGAAACCATTACTTCATTTTGTCCCGATTGTGGGCATATGTCTCGCAGCGCTGGTAGGCCAACAATCAGATCATAATCACATTTTAAATCATGCTGCTGCCAATAAACTTCCGGGCGGCAGATTCGACAACGGCGCTTTGGTATTGGTCTGCGTAAAATAATTCGCCGACCAATCATTTGAAAATAAAACCACCGGGTTATTGTCACTGTCGAAGGCCAGCTTGGAACCGGTCGGCAACTGCAATGCATCCAATTCCTCTTCCTTCAATTCAGCCGGCAGCCATCGCATCACCGTCCAGGGGGCCAGTTCCAAACGCGACTCCGCGCCATATTCACTCTCCAACCGATACTGCGCGACTTCGAACTGCAACGGTCCTACCGCCGCGAGCAGGGGAATCTTCGCCGCCGAATCCTTTAGATGCAAAATCTGAATGACACCTTCCTGCAGCAACTGATCCAGACCCTGGCGAAATTGTTTATACTTCGCCGTGTTCGGATTGTGTAGAAACGAAAAACTCTCCGGGGTGAACCTGGGGATCTCGCGATACACAATCTTCGTATCCGTCGTCAAGGTATCGCCGATGCCGAAATCAGAATGCCCCACCAATCCAATGATGTCTCCCGGATACGCTTCATCCACCGTCTCGCGTTCGTTCGCAAATAGCTTGTGCGAACTCGACAACCGCACCTTCTTCCCCGTACGCGAATGAATCACTGTCATGTCACGCTCAAATTTGCCCGAGCAAACACGCAGGAACGCAATGCGATCCCGATGCCGCGGGTCCATGTTGGCCTGAATCTTGAAAATAAATCCCGAGAATTCCGGTTGCTCGGGTGTGACGATGCCACAATCCACCGTGTGCGGTTTGGGAGCCGAGGAATGCTTGAGAAAACCATCCAGCATCAACTTCACTCCAAAGTTATTCGCCGCACTGCCGAAGAATACTGGCGTCGTCTTGCCGGCCAACACAGCCTGCTCATCAAACGATTCACCCGCCATTTGTAACATGTCGAGTTCTTCGGTGACCTTTAGATAAGTCTGTTCATCTAACCGCTCGCGAATCACCGGGTCAGAAAGATTGCCAATGGAAACCGGCGCGCGAAATTGTCCACCCACCGTGCGCTCGAACAAATGCACCTCGTGCGAATGCCGGTCAAACACTCCCTTGAAATCGGCTCCATTGCCAATCGGCCAGTTCACGGGAAACGCCCCGATGCCCAACACCCGTTCCAATTCATCCAGTAATGCCAGCGGTTCCAACGTCGGACGGTCGCACTTGTTCATGAACGTGAAGATCGGCACTCCCCGCTGGCGACAAACTTCAAACAGCTTCCGCGTCTGGCTCTCGATACCTTTACCCGCGTCAATCACCATCACCACCGCGTCGACCGCTGTGAGCACGCGATATGTGTCCTCGGAAAAATCCTTGTGACCCGGCGTATCGAGCAGGTTGATGCGATAACCGTCATAATCGAATTGCAGCACGGTCGAGCTGATGGAAATGCCGCGCTTGCGTTCCAGTTCCATCCAGTCCGACGTAGAAGCCCGCTGATTCTTGCGCGCTGTCACCGACCCCGCCAATTGCACCGCGCCGCCATACAGCAGCAATTTCTCAGTCAACGTCGTCTTGCCCGCATCCGGGTGAGAGATGATGGCAAACGTTCGTCTCTTCGCTATTTCAATTTTTATATCCACAAGGGCGCGAAATATAACCTCATTTCAGCCTCTAACAAGGACGAATCTCGCAGTCTTCCAGCGGTTTTATCCTAAAAACGCGGCCGCCACACTCATCAAAATCAAAAGTATCAGGAAAATAAAAATCACCAGCGCGACCTTCGAAAAACCTGAGCGTCTCTGATAAATGGTTTCGCATTGAGCACAACGAACCTGCTCCTTACGACTTGCCCCATAAAAGAATGCAGGAATCCATCCGCCAAACAGGACCCACCAAAGCTTAAACTGGCGCTTTAGAATCACGGTCGGTTGCCAATCCTGACTGCCACACTTCGGGCAAAGGGTGTCTTGATTACTCATGGTTGCAGGCGTATGTCAGTTTTATTACTTACAAAATACCAGGCAAGCACGCCTGTTGCCACGCCCTTTTCAAGTATGGCTAATCCTAAGCTCCTTCTAACTTTCTTCGGGTATATGCGAAAATGGAATGCCCGCTAAAGGGATCCCCCACAGGCTTCCAACTCCACCCAGGCATGCTCGCATCAGTTTCCTGAAATGGAAACCAGGAGCTGATCCCCGGTACCACATAATATCCTTCCTCTGAAGGCCCATCTTTCCTTAGCACGATGACAACGTTTGCCATGTGGTGATAGACCGCAACCGGCTTCAGTTTCCTGACTGCCTCAGGCCAGCAGCCTGGAAGAATGTTCCCATCCTTTAATTTCACAAGATTCCGCTGCATCGTCATCTCATTCACCTCTTTTATTAATTCCTGTCTCTGCAGCTCCAACAAGCGGACTGTCTGGGCTTGCTGCTGCGACTCTGAGTTGTGGGAGCTCGCACATCCTGTCAGAGCTAAAACACACAACAATATTGCAATGATTTCGCGCATATTATCCTTTTGTTTAATTTCGGTTTGCATTTCCCCATTCTTCTGGAATCCAACACGACCGGTGCTCATCTCTTACGGTGTTGCCATCCTGTGAACCGATTCAATTCAGTCCCGTATGACCAGGATCTTCAAATGTTTGAATCGTCGGTCGGAGTAACTATCAAAACCGAGTCGCAATGCCATTCCATCAGTGAACGGAATGCTTGTTGTGGCGACCTTTCCTTCGCTTGACCTCGGATTGTCCGATATTTCCTCTCCGGATGAATAGGGGACGCCAAGGATTTCACTCTGCTCCTGTGTTGGGCTACGCAGCCAATGAATTTGCAAGGTGCGGGCAGGAAATTCTCCCTGAACCACGCGCTCCACGTTTGCGGTCAGGTCGAACTTCCATCGTTTCGCAAGCGGCCCCAGCATGCTTAGATTCTCTCTCAGGTTATAGTCAGCCATCTCCACCACGTTCGTGCATCGAACTTCGAGAACAATTCGGCTGGAAGCCGCCAACCACTCCATTTTATCTGCCGCAACAGCAGTATAGCGCTGCGTGCCCAAGCCTCGGCAACCTACCACAATCGGCAGCAGACAGATCAATAACCACAAGGTCTCTACGTTCATGAATCCAATCCTTACTGTTCAGGCTGCTTCGCGATCTTGGCCGGATTAGATACTAGACTGCCAGCTATTTCGCAAAATATAACGAATAAACCACCCAACCAACCAGGACGATTCCCAGCACGAGAAGGCTCCAATAAAAGATCAAATAATGCCGTTTCTGCCTCTCCGTCTCCTTATTTCGGTTCGGGTTGGTTGATGAACGACTCCTTCAATGGCAGCAATTGCAGCCTGAATGATTCCAAACGGATTCATGTTGTATCACGTTAAACTGAACTTTACGCTCAATGACTTGGTTACAAAACCAAACCACAAAGAAACACCTCTGTACTCATTAACGCCGAGCATCGATTCCTGACAGTCTGCTCAACCCTTCTTCAGTGTCCTTATCCGCGTGCATCGGCGTTCATCTGCGGTTGAAGTCAACGACACGAAGTGCTTCATTCAAGTTTACAAAAAAGCCCAGCATCGGCTGGGCTTTAAATATCTAAATGTTCCAGAGTCCGTCTTATTTCTTCGCCGGCTCAGCAGCGTTCAGGAACGCCCCAATCTCCTGGTCAGCCATTGCAAATTTTTCGATGTTCTCCGCGTTGGGCTGGACCTGCATTAGATCACGGGCCAGTTGTTGCACCTTGAACTTTCCGTCCACCGTGGAAACCAGGAAGACATTGCCATTGGCCACATCATATTCGGTGCCGGCGATACTGATTGTGCCGCTCCTGCCGTCCCGTGTATTGGCAACAACTGGAACTTTCGTCCCATGGGAAGTAACATGCTCCTCCGGATCATTCGCATCGGCAAGAGGGCTGTCGGTGAAAACGAGCACGGTGGTGACGATATCACGCGAGGCAAACCACGCAGCGCCCTTGCTCAGCCTGACGTTCGCAGTGCCACTGGGGCCCTTGGGAATTTCGGCGGGAGGAGTCTGCTTGGGACCACAACCGATGATCAGGCTCGCCAGGGCGATTAAAACTAGAATGTTTTTCATGCGTGTTCTGGGGCCTATCTTTTGCAATGAGCAGGTGGTTTGTCAATAAAGCTAATTGCACTGTGGCTGAGTTAGTCGGTTTCGATCAAAAGGGGAGCTTTCCCTTTCTTATCCACCCCCTTATCGATTCTTTGTGCAATGATATCTCCAATAACTGACTTTACCGTGTATCTCCAGTGCTCAGAGTTGTTAATGCCGTAACTTAAGGTTTAACCAACCGATGCCCTCT encodes:
- a CDS encoding Calx-beta domain-containing protein, coding for MEKGTKGFLGYSLRTRPRVVIASGIAIAMAGVAVFTAKHSTDQTLKASLSPANLSSIKASQVSPGKATVVAEKQEQASVTTPATTVDSPFQRFAVWAERYKQSDAQTRATLINEGIKLGELRREALKALIQTDPKTALAQALTDADRQNLPAAVSTLLETQVSGIGNYYLDCLTPRPGQPEAPEQLRRSVTLNGTNFFAYVYGPMMQQPSLEKTAIEGVSLDDQLALRDTSSYGGKAWGGAAVGSSELSGRPDMAWTHGPKKVLMIRVDFSDLPGEPIVAGFTNAITPDEVTSLFNSPDGIRNYFAQTSYSNTDLLISASDVSPVYRLPHTAAYYSQGNGYTDYSGQIRDDALAIAGTNYDLGQYDRLGVVCSDLSKLPGSRMTYAGVANIYSKNFLINGYWYVSVVAHEIGHTYGVFHANWWKPANHTTIGTETDLLADFYNGAIGFISQEYGDQYDLMGSGIDIHHHFNPWFKNILGWIPDNSVRTVTSPGTYRVYRFDDPGANYLSNTMALKISRDILRDYWIGYRRQVTNGVNLANGAYIEFGYQLNRNSDLLVCNNPGVNEFNAALEVGQSLIDTNAGVTITTVAQGGTAPNEYLDIQVALQPRLTFSNKFVFFETTTNAATVTVYRLGGASGVTTATYASVDGTAISGTNYIGDSGTLTWADGDTTPRVLTFPMFQYPASLGETRFTVILTNIVNGVLINPGTITVSLRPPGNCDNNYLADVMDGLGGGGISSLEVQPDGTMLVGGLFTSIGRGKGEISPAVGHFGRLLADGSRDYTFDSGIGATEPFSGVETIRRQPNGKILLGGSFHNLNNLVPAMPNLARVNANGSLDTTFHPPSFDGPVHRLVVQPDGRIVVAGGFRNVGGQACLGVCRLFPDGSVDFRYNGNYYMGTDINDVVLDNYGSANEVRILFVGGLQTKINPRQWMQAIRLHADGTEDNSFRLVTSDDVNTIPHSLAVQPDGKVLVGGQTFFRVNGNGSPDPTFNTSFTGNGLVRILSILVQPDGKVVVGGIFSTVNAVTNNNLIRLTSTGALDPTWDNGTGSANGANQYISALALRPDGRLVAASPSMGNIRGPGALEGAFLGTIYGVTSQALFSGITNLYGVGTFTASNAAVGPGGTAAFTVQRVNGSSGAVQLDYSTQDGTAIRGTDYVATQGTLGWADGDTTPRTVVVTCNSTAIPGRTFNLNLALPRAGIQLGLINQATVTVQYNYAAWAAQNFTAQQLTNAIISGITATPAGDGVANLLKYALGLSPFTPSATNVPIVTIKNDRLQMVFNRNPLAMDLTYEVQASSDIGTGIWSPLARSIGGGPTANISAFSVFELPNGSFLNVTVQDTNKVSTTAARYFRLKVTK
- a CDS encoding peptide chain release factor 3: MDIKIEIAKRRTFAIISHPDAGKTTLTEKLLLYGGAVQLAGSVTARKNQRASTSDWMELERKRGISISSTVLQFDYDGYRINLLDTPGHKDFSEDTYRVLTAVDAVVMVIDAGKGIESQTRKLFEVCRQRGVPIFTFMNKCDRPTLEPLALLDELERVLGIGAFPVNWPIGNGADFKGVFDRHSHEVHLFERTVGGQFRAPVSIGNLSDPVIRERLDEQTYLKVTEELDMLQMAGESFDEQAVLAGKTTPVFFGSAANNFGVKLMLDGFLKHSSAPKPHTVDCGIVTPEQPEFSGFIFKIQANMDPRHRDRIAFLRVCSGKFERDMTVIHSRTGKKVRLSSSHKLFANERETVDEAYPGDIIGLVGHSDFGIGDTLTTDTKIVYREIPRFTPESFSFLHNPNTAKYKQFRQGLDQLLQEGVIQILHLKDSAAKIPLLAAVGPLQFEVAQYRLESEYGAESRLELAPWTVMRWLPAELKEEELDALQLPTGSKLAFDSDNNPVVLFSNDWSANYFTQTNTKAPLSNLPPGSLLAAA
- a CDS encoding ABC-F family ATP-binding cassette domain-containing protein; amino-acid sequence: MSNEAQTAILTATDLEVRYNEQIVLTKASLAIKEHDRIGMVGRNGSGKSTFLRILAQLQEADTGTVTRKRDLIVSYLPQTFSLDESLTVYENIREGARYLLDLIHEFESLPAESKRHADLEERIVAHEGWTLDSRIKTAMSHLNVPAGDRRIDTLSGGEKRRVAMCRTIVARPDLLILDEPTNHLDPESIEWLASFLEAFTGAFLLVTHDRYFLDRVTNCIVELANGKFFSYSGNYTDYLVSKAERQAAEENVEHKRQMFLKRELDWVRRGPKARTTKSKSRLDRYYEVEASGPPEIESDVELVIPPPPQLGNRVVELSSVGMERGGKMLFRGFDFTFENGMRIGVAGRNGLGKTTLLKAIIGELPPTEGTVKIGQLTKFNYVDQGRIQLNEEKTVFDEISDGTEFVVFGEGKLSLRAYLKRFLFTDERIKTQVKYLSGGERSRLLLARILKNGGNFLILDEPTNDLDLPTLRILEEALLAFPGCVLVVSHDRYFLNRVCTGILAFEGDEQIRYSVGDYDYYLEKQKRPLAREEKPVSPVAKPQPNSQPGATKRPRKLNFKETRELEGMEAQILAVEEEIGRVEALFLTPDFHQKYGQQTNELLAQVATGKKQLAALYARWEELESLKQEPA